AGCTGCTAGTGatacatgaataataaaaaatacttaagaatCAAACGATGATGTAAAATTCATTCGGACcttaaggtaaaaaaaaaagctcacaAAAGACACCTACTATTTGAGGATGAGAGAAAATTGATGTTACAGTAAACACCCAATAACTATTTAAAACCAAAGAAACACAAACATACAGCATCAAAGAGTGAAACCCCAACAACTCGAAAAAGTGAGGAACGACATTCCACAACCTGGAGCAAAAGGGATTATATTATTTGAGGACCACAGAATCAGATGTTTCACGGAGTCACAATATCAATGGAGATCATACATTGATTGTATCTTTCCACCTTGaataatcaaaactaaaaaagtaaatataacatccttttaatttcaaatgCAAGCAAAACCATCCATCGACCCATACCATTGCTATAAATATTGAACCCTTAAGCACATTGGGAACGAAAATAGACCACAATCCAATGCATTGACAGCACAGTCGGTTTAACCTTATTTTCCCGTAAACCATATGTATCTTAGAAAGACTGGATACAATTTTAACCTTATCACTCATTAACGGCACAAAAGAGTCTCTTGTTATTTCACCCAATGCTCCCGCCATCCCCATGAACAGATTCATTTGACTTCCAACAacgtttttttataagtacttccACCAAAAATGTTACCATGTTGTTACAAAATAACCCATTTTTCTCAACATTTTCACCCCTATTAACAGAATGGTATCGTATCATTTGGGCTATAACAGACGCACAGAAAAGAGTTATCACCTCATGGACAACAAAAAAAgctaattgatttatttttcgtttAGGTAGATTTGAAACATTCTATGATTACAATATATTAGCGGGAATCAAAATGACTAAAAACTCAAAACCCAACACggaaaggaataaaaaaatactaacagaaacaaaaatcatgaaaaaaatgGATCAAACCTTTGATGAAGTAGGCAGAAGAAGGCCAGCCACGGTCGGTCGTGATGGCCATGGACTCCTCCTCGGACAAGGGATGTGCCAACTGGTGCACCAAGTGGGACAGGCCGTGGGAGCAGGAGCGCGGAGGAGGTGGAACCCAGTAGGAGGCGCCGGGGAGAAAAGGGAGCCAGTCGGGCGCGGAACGGCGCACGATGATCCGGTGAATGGCGTCCTCGAGCTTGCGGACAAGAGGAtcggaagaggaagaggaagagtcgGTGAGCTCGGCGAGGTCGGCAAGGTGATGGGGTTTGGAGGACTGGTTGGATTGGGTTCGGAGAGTTAGGAGGCGAGAATTGGGGGAGAGATTGCGGGGAAGATTAGTTAGGGTTTGTGAGAGGGACCTTGCCATTTTCTCTTCAAACAGACAGACGGACAGCCAGGGAGAGACAGGAAGAGCAAAGATGGAAATGTCTGGTGGTGTGTTTTGGAACAAAGGAAAGACGAGAGAAGAGCGTCCGTGGAGTTGGGGATGCGAGGCTGCGAGCCTGTAATTAGCGGGATTTGGATCGGAGATTCACGAACTAGATACAAGAATCTTGTAAAATAACGAGTAATGCGGTATACGCCCCGTTTGAATATACGGATGTGAGAGTATTGACAATAGACCAGCCATTGTcaagtctaaattttattttattttttgtgttaaaatttttacattggACTAGTTAAAGGGATAATATCTTGGCTTTGAgctacaataaattattttccctGGCCATACTTGACGAGCGACTGTAAAAATATCaaacctttattttattatttct
Above is a genomic segment from Juglans microcarpa x Juglans regia isolate MS1-56 chromosome 1D, Jm3101_v1.0, whole genome shotgun sequence containing:
- the LOC121265766 gene encoding uncharacterized protein LOC121265766; its protein translation is MARSLSQTLTNLPRNLSPNSRLLTLRTQSNQSSKPHHLADLAELTDSSSSSSDPLVRKLEDAIHRIIVRRSAPDWLPFLPGASYWVPPPPRSCSHGLSHLVHQLAHPLSEEESMAITTDRGWPSSAYFIKGGSLQPVEVEPISNNKSQPEDDEG